In Juglans regia cultivar Chandler chromosome 13, Walnut 2.0, whole genome shotgun sequence, the following proteins share a genomic window:
- the LOC109019032 gene encoding chloroplast sensor kinase, chloroplastic has protein sequence MLLSATTPRPPLSNPKSLAINLHFCTNISSLRSLRPYVPNHRRRPFLLFTHASSSLTNPNPHTLRHVSNHDEPEGPLVSSASAVASAIRKASTSPVEFLQRTEKDHKSRLVLPSPDFQRLCIEQLDLFRRVLDPDAQLSVYVRPAGSYVMDRLELRRATVYPGGVDVSDTVILVGTFGVPTGLRAAEAALSNQQVEVFVPENRAVVFPMVKNPFVVGFLVAELPMSEPGACEDVVSEAHDLIHYFPSPEEAYSLPPGSGIKSWEIQSVKNEPMSMYRFSAEQRANAINISRSLAMAYVMDQKAMLLQQSSWQNNVRMCDLVEQIRGPLSSIRTLGKMLSIQLKKSEISYDIIKDILVQGDHIRDTLQQLQDAVYLTKANIVHYNDETLKKVHNSTYAHESVRSQLPNNLSSDGSKNKVQKSLEPLSLNAVAKDLEMPLPPLALAPLQHGIRPCNISTVLADLIEAVRPLAHKQQRVVELSELSDPLQVAVEEPALRQALSNLIEGALLRTHVGGKVEIVSTGAPAGGSLVVIDDDGPDMHYMTQMHSLTPFGADLFSEDMVEDNMTWNFVAGIAVAREILESYGCVLRIISPRTTDAALGAGGTRVELWLPLFLESSDLNGHTQKE, from the exons ATGCTACTGTCTGCAACTACTCCTCGACCACCTCTCTCCAACCCCAAATCTCTCGCCATTAACCTCCATTTCTGCACCAATATCAGCTCCCTTCGCTCTCTCAGACCTTACGTTCCCAATCATAGAAGACGCCCCTTCCTCCTCTTCACCCACGCTTCCTCTTCCCTCACTAATCCTAACCCCCACACGCTCCGCCACGTATCTAACCACGATGAACCCGAGGGACCCCTGGTCTCCTCCGCCTCCGCCGTCGCCTCCGCCATTCGCAAAGCTTCCACCTCCCCCGTTGAGTTCTTGCAGAGGACCGAAAAGGACCACAAGAGTCGCCTGGTTCTTCCGAGCCCTGATTTTCAGCGACTCTGTATCGAACAGTTAGACCTCTTTCGCCGAGTTCTTGATCCCGACGCTCAGCTCTCG GTCTATGTAAGGCCAGCCGGTAGTTATGTGATGGACCGTCTAGAGCTACGTCGCGCTACCGTTTATCCTGGAGGAGTGGATGTGTCCGACACTGTGATATTAGTCGGCACTTTCGGTGTTCCCACGGGTTTGCGCGCAGCAGAAGCTGCCCTTTCCAATCAACAA GTAGAAGTCTTCGTGCCTGAGAACAGGGCCGTGGTCTTTCCGATGGTGAAAAACCCGTTTGTGGTGGGGTTCTTGGTTGCCGAGCTTCCGATGTCGGAGCCAGGAGCGTGTGAGGATGTGGTGAGTGAAGCGCATGATTTGATTCACTACTTCCCTTCTCCGGAGGAAGCATATTCTTTGCCTCCAGGGTCGGGTATCAAATCCTGGGAAATTCAAAGTGTCAAGAATGAGCCAATGAGTATGTACAGGTTTAGTGCCGAGCAGAGAGCAAATGCTATCAACATCTCTCGGTCTCTAGCAATGGCATATGTTATGGATCAG AAAGCAATGTTGCTCCAGCAATCATCATGGCAAAATAATGTCAGGATGTGTGATCTGGTTGAGCAA ATTCGTGGTCCTCTTTCTAGCATTCGGACTTTAGGTAAAATGCTATCTATTCAGTTGAAGAAAAGTGAG ATTTCTTATGACATTATCAAAGACATACTGGTGCAAGGTGATCATATTAGAGATACCCTTCAACAACTCCAGGATGCAGTTTACTTGACAAag gCTAATATAGTTCACTACAATGATGAAACATTGAAGAAAGTGCACAATTCTACTTATGCCCATGAGTCGGTGAGGTCTCAGTTACCAAATAACCTTTCAAGCGATGGTTCAAAAAATAAGGTGCAAAAGTCTCTCGAGCCACTTTCTCTAAATGCTGTAGCCAAGGATTTAGAGATGCCCCTCCCACCCCTGGCGCTTGCACCTCTACAGCATGGAATTAG ACCATGCAATATTTCTACTGTGTTGGCAGATTTGATTGAGGCTGTGAGACCTCTTGCTCATAAGCAACAACGTGTAGTAGAACTAAGTGAACTTTCAGATCCCCTGCAAGTTGCTGTGGAAGAACCTGCTTTGCGGCAGGCCCTGAGCAATTTGATTGAGGGTGCATTATTGCGTACACATGTTGGAGGAAAGGTTGAAATTGTGTCTACTGGAGCACCGGCAGGTGGTTCCCTTGTAGTTATTGACGATGATGGGCCTGATATGCACTATATG ACGCAGATGCATTCCCTCACACCATTTGGAGCAGATCTCTTTTCGGAAGATATGGTTGAAGATAATATGACATGGAACTTTGTTGCTGGGATAGCTGTTGCTCGTGAGATACTAGAGAGTTACGGCTGTGTACTCCGTATCATATCTCCCCGGACCACAGATGCTGCCCTTGGGGCAGGTGGAACTCGTGTGGAACTATGGCTTCCATTGTTTCTGGAATCATCTGATTTGAATGGCCACACTCAGAAGGAATAG